A single genomic interval of Lathyrus oleraceus cultivar Zhongwan6 chromosome 7, CAAS_Psat_ZW6_1.0, whole genome shotgun sequence harbors:
- the LOC127107764 gene encoding dirigent protein 22-like — protein MHFITFFFFLLFSFNTLTSSTSSSSSQNDDTFDFVRPLDPMLLGLNKKEKLSHLRFYWHDIMSGKNPTSIMVVPPTLNSTTFFGSVHMIDNPLTLGPELSSKLVGKAQGFYASASQAELGLLMAMNFALIEGNYNGSTITILGKNLVFDKVREMPVVGGTGLLRFARGYAKAKTHWFDLKSGDATVEYNIYVFHY, from the coding sequence ATGCATTTCATcactttcttcttcttccttctcTTCTCTTTCAACACTCTCACTTcttcaacatcatcatcatcatcacaaaaTGATGACACTTTTGATTTTGTTCGTCCTCTAGATCCCATGTTGTTAGGCTTAAACAAGAAGGAAAAACTAAGTCATTTAAGATTCTATTGGCATGACATAATGAGTGGAAAAAACCCAACATCAATTATGGTTGTTCCACCAACCTTAAACTCGACCACTTTTTTTGGTTCAGTTCACATGATTGACAATCCTTTGACTTTAGGACCAGAATTGAGTTCGAAACTTGTTGGAAAAGCTCAAGGCTTCTATGCATCTGCTTCACAGGCTGAACTTGGTTTACTTATGGCTATGAATTTTGCTTTAATTGAAGGAAACTATAATGGAAGTACTATTACTATCTTGGGGAAGAATCTTGTTTTTGATAAGGTTAGAGAGATGCCTGTTGTTGGTGGTACTGGACTTCTCAGATTTGCAAGAGGGTATGCTAAAGCTAAAACTCATTGGTTTGATCTCAAATCTGGAGATGCTACTGTTGAGTACAACATCTATGTTTTTCACTATTGA